One region of Quercus lobata isolate SW786 chromosome 2, ValleyOak3.0 Primary Assembly, whole genome shotgun sequence genomic DNA includes:
- the LOC115975187 gene encoding embryogenesis-associated protein EMB8-like isoform X1 translates to MARAPPVTPLYNHRPITFPQNQLLSRINAKTKTKTPYKISAVHVTAMPSQQHHHEAQAQAHPTLEIIGGAIESVLPALNSTLTRFPYNTFPLIGWNCHVETVYAAYFRSLPDVKLRRECIRTQDNGSVALDWVSGDDRHLPPDSPLLILLPGLAGGSENTYVRHMLVRARSKGWRVVVFNNRGCSNSPVTTPQLFSASFTGDMREVVAHVATSYPKANLYAVGWSMGANILVRYLGEESHTCPLSGAVSLCNPFNLVNSGEDFRYGFYDKALASSLRKIFKKHALLFEDMGGEFNIQLAANAKYVRYFDDALTRVSFGFKSVDDYYSNSNSSDSVKHVGIPLLCIQAANDPVAPARGIPREDIKENPNCLLIVTPKGGHLGWVAGDEAPRGAPWTDPVVMDYLQHLERVAGLASHSNSVDAQQSTEGLHSVEV, encoded by the exons ATGGCGAGGGCCCCACCAGTGACTCCGTTATACAATCACCGACCAATCACATTCCCTCAAAACCAATTACTCTCCCGAATCAAcgccaaaaccaaaaccaaaaccccaTACAAAATCTCAGCCGTCCACGTCACCGCAATGCCAAGTCAGCAGCACCACCACGAGGCTCAGGCTCAGGCTCATCCGACGCTGGAAATTATAGGCGGAGCAATTGAGTCAGTCCTGCCGGCTCTCAACTCGACCCTGACCCGATTTCCGTACAACACGTTTCCTTTAATCGGGTGGAACTGCCACGTGGAGACCGTCTACGCCGCCTACTTTCGGTCCCTCCCTGACGTCAAGCTCCGCCGTGAGTGCATCCGCACCCAAGATAACGGCTCCGTCGCACTCGATTGGGTCTCCGGCGACGACCGTCACTTGCCGCCCGACTCTCCTCTCCTCATTTTACTG CCAGGTTTAGCAGGAGGGAGTGAGAACACGTATGTGAGGCACATGTTGGTTAGAGCAAGAAGTAAAGGTTGGCGTGTGGTGGTGTTCAATAACCGAGGTTGTAGCAATAGTCCTGTCACCACTCCTCAG TTATTTTCAGCTTCATTTACAGGAGACATGCGTGAAGTAGTGGCACATGTTGCGACTTCATACCCAAAAGCTAATTTATATGCTGTTGGTTGGTCTATGGGAGCCAACATTCTTGTTCGTTATTTGGGCGAG GAATCTCATACTTGCCCTCTTTCTGGTGCTGTGTCCTTGTGTAATCCTTTCAATCTGGTCAATTCAGGTGAGGACTTCCGTTATGGCTTCTATGACAAAGCTCTCGCAAGTTCTCTCCGCAAAATTTTCAAGAA GCATGCTCTTCTCTTTGAAGACATGGGCGGTGAATTCAATATCCAACTAGCAGCCAATGCAAAGTATGTTAGGTACTTTGATGATGCACTAACCCGTG TTTCATTTGGTTTCAAGTCAGTGGATGACTACTATTCCAATTCTAATAGTTCAGACTCAGTAAAACATGTTGGAATACCTTTGCTTTGCATTCAG GCAGCAAATGATCCAGTTGCTCCTGCTAGGGGAATCCCTCGTGAAGATATCAAG GAAAATCCAAACTGTTTGTTGATAGTGACACCCAAAGGTGGCCATTTAGGGTGGGTTGCTGGTGACGAAGCTCCACGTGGAGCTCCTTGGACTGATCCTGTTGTGATGGATTACCTTCAGCATCTAGAGAGAGTAGCAGGCCTTGCATCACATAGTAATTCAGTAGATGCACAGCAATCTACAGAGGGCTTGCACAGTGTAGAAGTATAG
- the LOC115975187 gene encoding embryogenesis-associated protein EMB8-like isoform X2 encodes MARAPPVTPLYNHRPITFPQNQLLSRINAKTKTKTPYKISAVHVTAMPSQQHHHEAQAQAHPTLEIIGGAIESVLPALNSTLTRFPYNTFPLIGWNCHVETVYAAYFRSLPDVKLRRECIRTQDNGSVALDWVSGDDRHLPPDSPLLILLPGLAGGSENTYVRHMLVRARSKGWRVVVFNNRGCSNSPVTTPQLFSASFTGDMREVVAHVATSYPKANLYAVGWSMGANILVRYLGEESHTCPLSGAVSLCNPFNLVNSGEDFRYGFYDKALASSLRKIFKKHALLFEDMGGEFNIQLAANAKYVRYFDDALTRVSFGFKSVDDYYSNSNSSDSVKHVGIPLLCIQAANDPVAPARGIPREDIK; translated from the exons ATGGCGAGGGCCCCACCAGTGACTCCGTTATACAATCACCGACCAATCACATTCCCTCAAAACCAATTACTCTCCCGAATCAAcgccaaaaccaaaaccaaaaccccaTACAAAATCTCAGCCGTCCACGTCACCGCAATGCCAAGTCAGCAGCACCACCACGAGGCTCAGGCTCAGGCTCATCCGACGCTGGAAATTATAGGCGGAGCAATTGAGTCAGTCCTGCCGGCTCTCAACTCGACCCTGACCCGATTTCCGTACAACACGTTTCCTTTAATCGGGTGGAACTGCCACGTGGAGACCGTCTACGCCGCCTACTTTCGGTCCCTCCCTGACGTCAAGCTCCGCCGTGAGTGCATCCGCACCCAAGATAACGGCTCCGTCGCACTCGATTGGGTCTCCGGCGACGACCGTCACTTGCCGCCCGACTCTCCTCTCCTCATTTTACTG CCAGGTTTAGCAGGAGGGAGTGAGAACACGTATGTGAGGCACATGTTGGTTAGAGCAAGAAGTAAAGGTTGGCGTGTGGTGGTGTTCAATAACCGAGGTTGTAGCAATAGTCCTGTCACCACTCCTCAG TTATTTTCAGCTTCATTTACAGGAGACATGCGTGAAGTAGTGGCACATGTTGCGACTTCATACCCAAAAGCTAATTTATATGCTGTTGGTTGGTCTATGGGAGCCAACATTCTTGTTCGTTATTTGGGCGAG GAATCTCATACTTGCCCTCTTTCTGGTGCTGTGTCCTTGTGTAATCCTTTCAATCTGGTCAATTCAGGTGAGGACTTCCGTTATGGCTTCTATGACAAAGCTCTCGCAAGTTCTCTCCGCAAAATTTTCAAGAA GCATGCTCTTCTCTTTGAAGACATGGGCGGTGAATTCAATATCCAACTAGCAGCCAATGCAAAGTATGTTAGGTACTTTGATGATGCACTAACCCGTG TTTCATTTGGTTTCAAGTCAGTGGATGACTACTATTCCAATTCTAATAGTTCAGACTCAGTAAAACATGTTGGAATACCTTTGCTTTGCATTCAG GCAGCAAATGATCCAGTTGCTCCTGCTAGGGGAATCCCTCGTGAAGATATCAAG TGA